GAAGAATGCGGAATCAGAGGATTCAAAGCCAAACCTGCCACGAAAGCTCCAATAATTGGCTCTACTCCTGCTACTTCAGCCAAAAAAGCTGCAAAGAAAACTACAGAAAGAACAAAAATATAATGGGCGTGTTTTTCACTTTCTAACTTCTTAAAAAACCATTTTGCTACACGAGGGATAATCAAAAACATTATAGCAGAAAAAATCGCCAATGAAATGATCAATTTAACCCAAAATGCCTGATTTAGATTTCCTTGACTGCTCCCCATAATTACTGCCAGAATAATCAAAACGGCAGTATCGGTCAAAATAGTTCCTCCAACCGTAATGGCAACAGCTTGATTTTTAGCAATTCCTAATTTACTCACAATCGGATACGCGACCAAAGTGTGTGTAGCAAACATACTTGCCGTTAAGAAACTCGCATTAAAATCATATTTCAACAAATAAAAACAAACAGGAAATCCTATTGAAAGCGGAAGAATAAATGTAAAAAAACCAAAAAGCAAACTCTTATTTCTATTGGCTTTAAACTCGTTCATATCCAATTCTAAACCCGCAATAAACATGATATACAAAAGCCCGATGGTCGAAAATAAATCTACTGCGGAGTTTTTAGCGAGGATATTTAATCCGTGCGGACCAATGATAACCCCAGAAATAATAAGTCCGATAATTCCAGGAATATTTATTTTTTTTAATAAAATTGGACAAAGCAGGATGATAAATAGTATCAATGAAAAAATCAATACTGGATTGCTTAGCGGTAATTCGAATTCTTGTAATAGATGTCTGAAAAATTCTATCATATGGTAACTTTATCTTCTTGTGGCATTATTATTTGTAAAAAGACGTTTTCAGAATTAAAACAAAATCCATGAAGTATTAATAATAAAGAATCGAGTAATGTAACTCGTTCTTGTACAAAAATACCGAAAAAACACGAACTTTTTACGGAAACTGCATATTAAGGTTTTAAATTTATTTCGTTGCCGAATTATTAAATTTTAATATTTTTTTTAACAAATACGCAAGATTAACATTAAAAAATAAATCATCGTTGCATTATTCGATTATCTTTGTCTTAACAAAAAATGAACAATGGAAGAATGTATCTCTGTTTTTGATATGCTTAAAATTGGCGTTGGCCCTTCAAGCTCACACACTTTAGGTCCTTGGCGCGCTGCTGAACGCTTTCTAGAAGAACTGAAAGAAGAAGCAATTTTAGACGATATTACAAGGGTAAAAGTCGATTTATATGGCTCGCTTTCTTTAACTGGGAAAGGCCACGCAACAGATCTTGCGGTAATGCTAGGATTAAGCGGACAAGATCCTGAATATATTCCTGTTGAGGATATTGCAGGAATTATAAAAAAAATCGAAACCACAAATGAAATCAATTTGGGCAACCAAAAAGTGATTGCGTTCTTTTTTCTTCAAGACATTGTTTTCAACAAAGACTTTCTTCCGTTTCACGCAAACGGACTGAAATTTACGGCATACAAGTCTGATGATTCTGAATACGAATCGACTTTTTATTCTATCGGTGGTGGATTTGTGGTAAAAGAAGAACGTACCAATGCCAAACTGAAAGAAGTTATAAAATGCGCATTTCCTTACCCAATTCAGAACGCTGCTGAATTATTGAATTACACCATTACTGAAAACAAATCGATTTCTGAAATTGTATACGAAAATGAAATTTCGATGCGTCCAGAAGCCGAAGTGAATTCGGAATTAATGCGTATTTGGAATACGATGCTGGAATGTATGTACATTGGCTGTCATTCTGAAGGAATTCTTCCTGGCGGACTTCATGTTCGAAGAAGAGCTTTTGACATGCACCAAAACTTAATTGGATTATCTAATTACACTGACCCGCAAAGCTGGTTGGAAGAAATTAGAAAAACTGAAGTTAAATTTCGCCAGATCCTAAAATGGGTGAGCTGTTTTGCACTTGCCGTTAATGAAGTAAACGCTTCTTTAGGCCGCGTGGTTACGGCTCCTACCAACGGAAGTTCGGGTGTAATTCCTGCTGTTTTAATGTATTACATGGTAATTGAAAACCATAATGCAGGCGAAAAAGAAATCAAACAATTTTTGATGGTGGCCGGTGAAATTGGAAGTATCTTTAAAAAAGGTTCTACCATTTCCGCAGCAATGGGCGGATGTCAAGCTGAGATTGGCGTTTCGTCTTCAATGGCCGCAGCTGCTCTTTGCGAATTAATGGGCGGAACTCCCGCTCAAGTTCTTATGGCCGCTGAAATTGCCATGGAACATCACTTAGGTTTAACCTGCGACCCTATTGGCGGTTTAGTTCAGATTCCATGTATCGAAAGAAACACAATGGGGGCTATTAAAGCAATAAACGCTGCTGAATTAGCTTTAGAAACCGATTCTAAAAATGCTAAAGTTCCATTAGACAAAGTGATTAACACCATGTGGGAAACAGCAAAAGATATGAATTCAAAATACAAAGAAACTTCTGAGGGAGGTCTTGCAATTGCTGTAAACATGGCTGATTGTTAAAACTTAAAATAACTATTGCCAGATATTAAAGTTTTTAGATTGATAAAAATCCTTCTTAAACCTTTAATCTCTGGCAAAAAATCTCATAAATTACTACACAATTACTCTATTGTAATGGAAAACACTCAATTTCTATTAGAATTTAAAGACCGAAAACCATTTTCTCTCGAAATATTCTATAATTGCTAATTCCCTTTTTACAATTATTCAATACTTTTACAACATCAAAAAAACATTAAAATGTCAGTAGCAAAAAAAGATTATAAAAGAATCACAACAAAGTCATTAATTGAAATGAAAAGCAACGGAGAGAAAATCTCTATGCTTACTGCGTATGATTATACAATGGCAAAAATTGTTGATACAGCTGGTATCGATGTAATTTTAGTTGGTGATTCGGCATCAAATGTAATGGCTGGTCACGAAACAACCTTGCCAATTACTTTAGATCAAATGATATATCATGCTTCTTCTGTAGTTCGCGCTGTAGAAAGAGGTTTAGTTGTAGTTGACTTGCCTTTTGGAAGTTACCAATCTGACCCAAAAGAAGCCTTACGTTCTTCTATCAGAATTATGAAAGAAAGTGGCGCTCATGCTGTAAAATTAGAAGGGGGAAAAGAAATTAAAGAATCCATTAAAAAAATATTACACGCTGGTATTCCTGTAATGGGGCACTTAGGTTTAACACCTCAATCTATCTACAAATTTGGAACTTACAGTGTTCGCGCAAAAGAAGAAGAAGAAGCTGAAAAACTTATTGAAGATGCCAAAATGCTTGAAAAAGTGGGATGTTTTGCTGTTGTTTTAGAAAAAATACCGGCAGAACTGGCTAAAAAAGTGGCCGAAAGCATTTCTATTCCAGTAATCGGAATTGGAGCTGGAGGCGGTGTTGACGGTCAGGTTTTAGTAATTCACGATATGTTGGGAATGAACAATGAATTCAGTCCTCGTTTCTTACGTCGTTACTTAAATCTTTACGACGAAATGACCAAAGCAATTGGCCAATATGCTGCAGATGTGAAGGCTAGCGATTTTCCGAACGAAAAGGAACAATACTAAGTCCAGACTGGCTTAGATTTTAGACATATTTAGACTTCTTAGACCTGTGCTTAAATTTATTTAATCGCTAAAACTCTGAGAAGTCTAATTTTTAAAATTTAAGCTCTTAATTAAAATTATTAACTAAATTAAGACATGCATCAATTTAAAGAGCTTTTGATTTGGAAAAAGAGCAGATCATTTTGTTCTAAAATTTATTCTATAACAGCCACATTTCCTAGTGAAGAAAAATTTGGAATAATTAATCAACTAAGAAGAGCTGCAGTATCAATTCCTTCTAATATTGCAGAGGGTTCTTCAAGAAATTCAAATAAAGATTTTGCTCGATTTTTAGAAATTGCTATTGGATCAGCATATGAAGTCGAAACACAACTTTTAATTTCATCTGATTTAGGATTTATAAATGAAGAAAATACATCTGAATTAATTGATTTATTGGAAGAAATCACTAAAATGACATCCCGATTTAGAGCTACATTATTATAAAATAAAAAATATAAGACAACATCTAAGAAGTCTAAGCATGTCTAACAATCTAAGTAAGTCTAATATGAAAATCATTTCAGACAAAAACAATCTCCAAATTCTTCACGAAGACAACCATATTATTGTGGTTAACAAACGTGTGGGTGATATTGTGCAAGGTGATAAAACGGGCGACAAACCTTTGTCTGATGTTGTGAAAGAATATATTAAAGCCAAATACAACAAACCAGGAGATGTTTTCTTGGGTGTTATTCATCGTCTAGACAGACCTACAACTGGAATTGTTGTTTTTGCTAGAACTAGCAAAGCTTTATCGCGTATGAATGAATTGTTCAGTAATCGCGAAACCCAAAAAACATATTGGGCTGTTGTTAAGAATAAACCAAAAGAAGCAAAAGCAAAATTGGTTCATTATTTAAAAAGGAACGAAAAAAACAACACTTCAAAAGCGCATTTAAAAGAAGTCCCAGATAGTAAATTGGCTAGTTTAGATTACATTATAATAAAAGAACTCCAAAATTATACCGCTCTGGAAATCAATTTGCATACGGGTCGTCATCATCAAATTCGCGCACAATTAAGTGCAATCGGATCACCAATTAAAGGAGATTTAAAATATGGCGCAGATCGAAGCAATCCCGATGGAGGAATCCATCTTCATGCGCGAAAACTAACTTTTGTTCATCCTGTTTCAAAAGAGAACATCACAATTATTGCTCCTACTCCAGACGATCCTATTTGGAATGCTGTATGATTTTATGATTTAATTGTTAATTTTTTAAATTTTATCGATTAACTTGCATAGAGAAAAAACAAGCAAATCGAAAAAAATGGACTTTAAAAGCGACATCGGATATCGAAAGGAAACTCTAAAAAAGTTATTGTATAATATTCAAAAAAGCGAAGATTTAATTGCAAAAGCTTTATATGATGACTTTAAAAAACCAGAGTTCGAAGCTGTTTTAACCGAAACTAATTACGTTATTTCGGAACTTAAGGATACAATTAAAAACCTGAACAAATGGGCAAAACCAAAACGTGTTTTTCCTTCTCTGCTTAATTTTCCCTCTTCCGATTATGTTTACAAAGAACCTTATGGAGATGTATTAATTATTGCTCCTTGGAACTATCCTTTTCAGCTTGCTTTATGTCCTCTCGTGGCTGCAGTTGCAGCAGGAAATAGAGTCGTTCTAAAACCATCTGAACTTACACCTCATACATCTGCCATAATTGCAAAAATTATAGAAAAAACATTTCACGTTAATCACGTAGAAGTTTTTGAAGGTGGTGTTGATGTTTCTAATAAATTATTGGCGCAACGCTGGGATTATATATTTTTTACAGGAAGCGTTGCTGTTGGTAAAATTATTGCCAAAGCGGCAGCAGAAAATTTAACCCCCGTAACTCTTGAACTAGGCGGAAAAAATCCTTGTATTATTGATGAAACAGCTAATTTAAAACTGGCAGCCAAACGAATTGTCTGGGGAAAATTTATCAATGCAGGACAAACTTGCATTGCACCCGACTATATTCTAATTCAGAAAAACATGAAAGTCAATTTCATTTCTTATATGATTGAAGAAATTATAAAAGCCTATGGAAAGAAAATTGACAAATCTCCTGATTTTGCACGAATTATAAATACAAAAAACTGGTATCGATTGACTAATATGATTCAAGATGAGCACATCTTGTTTGGTGGAGAAAGCAATGCTAGCCAACTTTATATTGCGCCTACTCTTCTTGAGGAACCAGATTTAGAGAGCGCCGTCATGAAAGAGGAGATCTTTGGTCCTATTTTACCAATTCTTGTTTACGAAAATGAAAAAGACATCGAAAATGTTGTGAGCCGTTATGAGAAACCTCTTTCATTTTACATTTTTAGCGAAAATAATTCATTTGCAAAGAAATTAATTTCAAAATACTCTTTCGGAGGCGGATGCATCAACGATACAGTTATTCATTTTTCTAACAATAGACTGCCTTTTGGCGGTGTCGGATATAGCGGAATTGGTGCTTATCATGGTAAACGAAGCTTCGACACATTTTCTCACCATAAAGCAATTGTCAAAAAAGGAAATTGGCTTGATTTGCCTATGCGCTACGCCCCTTACAAAGACAAATTGGGACCTATAAAACGAATTTTAGACTGGTTATAATAGCGGTTAAAAACATTTCGGAATGTTTTCTAGATTTTTATACAGAATTGATTAAAAATATTATATTTACGTCAAGATACCTTTCAAATATTACAAGTCTATAAAACAATCTTACACAAAAATGAAATCTACACTTAACCAAATTGAGGACATTAAAAAAAATGGCTTTTCCCTTGATTTTGCTACAGTTTTTAATCACGCTTTCGAAAATTACAAAAAAATAGCGCTTTATTCAGGACTTATCATCCTAGTTTTTTCGATTATTGCAGCCGTCGCTTTTATGGGTATAATGTTTGCCTATTTTGGAGCCGAGGCAATGACAAAAGATTTCATTGAAAATTTTGAGAATCAACAATTCACTTCAATTCAACTCGTAATTCAAACTGTTGCTGTTTCTATGGTTGCAGGAATTACTGCTCCTTTTGGCGCTGGTTTTCTAAAAATGGCCGACTCTGCAGATAAAGATATTGAGTTTAATGTTTCAACTATTTTCACTTATTACAAAGCACCTTATTTTGCACAAATTTTTGTTGCTGCATTTATTCCGGCAATTTTAGGAACTGCGATTGCTAATTTAATCGAAAGCTCAGGAATTGTATTTGTTGGAAATATTATTTCGTTTATGGTTTCTTACTTTATGTACCTTTCCATTCCATTAATTGTTTTTGGAAACCTTAAAGCTATGGATGCTATAAAGTCTAGCATCATTATCGTTACAAAAAATCCGCTTAACATATTTGCTTTTTTTATTATAGGTTTCCTTGGTTCAATGGTTGGTTTTATTGGCTGTTGCGTCGGAATAATATTTACGGTTGTTTTTAACAGCTCTATGATTTATGCGACTTATTTCGCCATTTTCGGAACACAATCTGAAGAAGAAGATTCAATTGATTCAATCGGAAAATACAATGTAGATTAAAACCGAAAATTCTTATTTACCGAGAACTTAACCACTTCTTTTTAAGAATTTTCAAAAGGCTATTTACTAAACCAACATACCCCAAATTCTATGGTCGCAAACTATAGTTTTTTCAATTCGGTTATTTCAGGAATTTCCACTGCCGGAAGTACCTTCGAATCAATTATGACTGGATGGTATGTGTTTAATCCCGATATTATTTACTATAACAACCATAAACTTTTTGTTTTAGGCTTATCGCTTTTTGCTTTCCTTTCGCTCTTGGTTTATCAATTTTTTAGAATTAAAGCTAAAATTGGATATTTCATCGAAAAAAAGAAAGAACAAGATGCTGTCGGAAGAGAATACCAGCTTTATATCTTATTTTTTGGGATTGCGGTAATTGTAATCGAAATAATAAATGAAATTTTCAAAATAA
The Flavobacterium humidisoli DNA segment above includes these coding regions:
- a CDS encoding L-serine ammonia-lyase translates to MEECISVFDMLKIGVGPSSSHTLGPWRAAERFLEELKEEAILDDITRVKVDLYGSLSLTGKGHATDLAVMLGLSGQDPEYIPVEDIAGIIKKIETTNEINLGNQKVIAFFFLQDIVFNKDFLPFHANGLKFTAYKSDDSEYESTFYSIGGGFVVKEERTNAKLKEVIKCAFPYPIQNAAELLNYTITENKSISEIVYENEISMRPEAEVNSELMRIWNTMLECMYIGCHSEGILPGGLHVRRRAFDMHQNLIGLSNYTDPQSWLEEIRKTEVKFRQILKWVSCFALAVNEVNASLGRVVTAPTNGSSGVIPAVLMYYMVIENHNAGEKEIKQFLMVAGEIGSIFKKGSTISAAMGGCQAEIGVSSSMAAAALCELMGGTPAQVLMAAEIAMEHHLGLTCDPIGGLVQIPCIERNTMGAIKAINAAELALETDSKNAKVPLDKVINTMWETAKDMNSKYKETSEGGLAIAVNMADC
- the panB gene encoding 3-methyl-2-oxobutanoate hydroxymethyltransferase produces the protein MSVAKKDYKRITTKSLIEMKSNGEKISMLTAYDYTMAKIVDTAGIDVILVGDSASNVMAGHETTLPITLDQMIYHASSVVRAVERGLVVVDLPFGSYQSDPKEALRSSIRIMKESGAHAVKLEGGKEIKESIKKILHAGIPVMGHLGLTPQSIYKFGTYSVRAKEEEEAEKLIEDAKMLEKVGCFAVVLEKIPAELAKKVAESISIPVIGIGAGGGVDGQVLVIHDMLGMNNEFSPRFLRRYLNLYDEMTKAIGQYAADVKASDFPNEKEQY
- a CDS encoding four helix bundle protein — its product is MHQFKELLIWKKSRSFCSKIYSITATFPSEEKFGIINQLRRAAVSIPSNIAEGSSRNSNKDFARFLEIAIGSAYEVETQLLISSDLGFINEENTSELIDLLEEITKMTSRFRATLL
- a CDS encoding RluA family pseudouridine synthase encodes the protein MKIISDKNNLQILHEDNHIIVVNKRVGDIVQGDKTGDKPLSDVVKEYIKAKYNKPGDVFLGVIHRLDRPTTGIVVFARTSKALSRMNELFSNRETQKTYWAVVKNKPKEAKAKLVHYLKRNEKNNTSKAHLKEVPDSKLASLDYIIIKELQNYTALEINLHTGRHHQIRAQLSAIGSPIKGDLKYGADRSNPDGGIHLHARKLTFVHPVSKENITIIAPTPDDPIWNAV
- a CDS encoding aldehyde dehydrogenase; translation: MDFKSDIGYRKETLKKLLYNIQKSEDLIAKALYDDFKKPEFEAVLTETNYVISELKDTIKNLNKWAKPKRVFPSLLNFPSSDYVYKEPYGDVLIIAPWNYPFQLALCPLVAAVAAGNRVVLKPSELTPHTSAIIAKIIEKTFHVNHVEVFEGGVDVSNKLLAQRWDYIFFTGSVAVGKIIAKAAAENLTPVTLELGGKNPCIIDETANLKLAAKRIVWGKFINAGQTCIAPDYILIQKNMKVNFISYMIEEIIKAYGKKIDKSPDFARIINTKNWYRLTNMIQDEHILFGGESNASQLYIAPTLLEEPDLESAVMKEEIFGPILPILVYENEKDIENVVSRYEKPLSFYIFSENNSFAKKLISKYSFGGGCINDTVIHFSNNRLPFGGVGYSGIGAYHGKRSFDTFSHHKAIVKKGNWLDLPMRYAPYKDKLGPIKRILDWL